CATTACTCCATCATTTCATTCAACTAACAGTAACATAGAGGTAACTCCAACACCTTTTAAGGCCCTATCTAGTGTTTTTATGAGTCAAGCATCACTTGAGTCTTTTTTGCTTCAGCATAGCAAGTCTAAGCTGCATATGTTGCACTTAAAAACTGTTAGGCACAGCATTGCTGAAAGAGTCTCCATCACCTATGTCACAGCTGCTAAAGTTATTGACCTGTATGGTTTTTACCCTCCAAAAGACAAACTAAATATGGTAAGTGTATTCCTTTCATGAATCACTGGTCTAAAACCAGAAGATTTTTTTGAGCCTCAATCTCACAAAGGTTTTTTGGCAAAATGCATTGAAAATGCTCGCAGAAAGCTTAATTGCAGTGAAAAACGCTGGATGGGGCTCCAAAAGATAAACGAGGGgaacaaaacagaaaataaatttttgataaaattactaCGTTAGAAATTCATAAAAAGGGTGGTATATTCACAGAAGATGATTTTTCATTTGTTGGTTGTTATAGAGGATTAGAAGTATGTGAATTTTGCGAAGGTATAACGTTTGTAGACACTCTTTTCATAGGTATAATGTTATAAGGTATATAGGTATAATGTATAATGTTAAAAGGTTTAGTTGAAATGTATTATGTTTGGACACACTTTTTTCATAGTGAATATGGTTCAAATGATTAATTGTCACAAATCCAACCAATacaatattttatctttttatgtgTTTCTTGTTCTTATcatggaataaatttttttcattttttattttaatgaattatcAGGTGCTGAtgttaaaactgaaatttttaaacaggcAACATTGTCTGCAACAGTAATTTCTGAAGATTTCattaattatctttttcataTGGTTTTTATGGATAGGATTAATGGGTTTAAGGATGaatagttctttttatttaagtttttagtaAAGCATCTTATAGcctttatttacaaataaaaaatattaagatttgTACTGttatggtattttttaaatgcctaacttaaaaaatatatattactaattgTTGTTTGTCCTGGACATATCTCATAGTGCCTTATTGCCTATTAAACATAAGATAATATGTGCCTCTGGTTTTGACGGCTAGCTGTCAGTTAggcaacttttttcttttcgttAGGCAACTTTATAACAATTTAGTTTGTGGAAATCTATCATTTGGTAAAAATGAGATATATGCTATTTTACTTTACCCATTTACTTATCAATGATTTTGTGTTTAGTTGCTGCAAGATTTTAGACGCATGCACCCAGTCGCAGCTGATTGTTTTATTACACGCATGTTGACATTAATTCTGTCTATTCTTGCTTATTGTTCTAACTCGATACTGGAATACCTACAAAAATGTACTAAAGAGGCAGCTATTGGGGGgtcaagttagtttttttttaatatttaatttcaataatagcttttttttattacaatgaaaaataatttatttaataatattgagaCTAGTGAACTCACAATCGACAAATTTGCCaacttattaagtttttgctctaactcttgtttttgtttttcatagaTGCTCAGGTAACATCTGCTATTAAAGCATTGATCTTTTTGTTACCGATGACTGGAAAGAAACGGTTAACAGCAAAAGAATCATTTGATTTACTGATAACATATGTGGAGGTGGaccatttttaatgaaatgcatagtatataatgaataataatatgaataaaatttcagttatttgtatttcttgaaattttaattgGAAACATAGTTAATGCTGTCTAAAGATCTTTTATttctaacaatatttttgaacatttattaTAAGTAACAAGTAGtagtaataactttatttgcaataatactaattttcttaaaaattatatatatatatatatatatatatatatatatatatatatatatttagaaaaaatatatgctTAGAATAAATTATTGTAAGTTAATTTTGAATTCTTAATTTAGCCAGGCAGCTCCATTAATCTAACAGAAAAACTGGCTCATCCAAAGTTGTATATCAAGCAATCTGCTGATGATAATAATCAGCTAAATGGATTATTGTTTGTGATGGCAAAGTCTGTGTGGCAGGATTTAATATGGTTGAGTGCATTtactatttgtttaaaatgttttgggtGTTTTCTTTAGAATATCCAAATGgattggaaatattttttaaattcctaCAGTACAAAATTTATCTATTAAgttttggaaaagaaaaaacCCCCAGTTCAGTTAATAGTGTCGATCGACTTTTTCAATTGaactaacaacttttttttattgttgtcctgtgtatatgtatttattattgttaaaaatgtaactatgCCACTCGCAAGTTGTAATCTCaacatttgtaaatttttacgGTGTAGTATTTGCagattatagtttttaatgtatatgtatttttttattgttgatatcGATTATgcgtttttcaaaaatagattTGAACTTAcaataatagttaatattacAGTAAAAAAGTCTTACTCTAACTGCTGTAAGCAGTTAGAGTAAGACTTTTTTACTCTAACTGCTTACAGCAGTTTAGGGTTAGGAAAAAGAAAGTAAGTTTTAATCTAAGTTTCTTATAAGGAAGTTTTACtctattatttgattattactTATGGGTTTCCTTATTTCAAGGGAATTCGTTTTGAGGAAAATAATTTCCTGAATAATTTATTTCCTTATTTCAAGTGAAGTTTTCCTAGTGTCAAATATAAGGGATTATTTCCTTAATTTTTCCCTTAAAAATAaggaaagatttttttgagtGTAGTACctaattcaattaattttttgaacattaaatatataataaatcatACATTTCATTTTAAGATTCGCCTTTAAATTCAATTTCTCAATTCACGTTATTGAAATGACTTGAGGATAATTCATAATTTCCTTTTTGATATAATCTAATGGATTTCTTATGTTCTTTAGAAGACTTTAGAAGACTAGAAGACTGAAAAGATCATTTATTAGGTAACAACACTTTAGTAAATGATGACCCTGTTTGACATTCCCTAAAGGAGTTGAGTGagttatagaaataattttttctttattgtttgtAATAATAAGGTCTAGAAAATTAGTTGATTCGTAGCTTACTTTTTGGAATGTTGGTTCACATACACATTGAAACAGAAAACATTCTTCAAgatattcaatatatttattagtttgaGATTCATTATCGATTGCCAAGAAAGGACAATCATAGTCAGACCAATCTATTGAATTATAGTAGAAGTACCCTGTAATAATAAGATCGCTGTATTTTGTCAGATAAATACTTGTCCTAGCAGCATTAATTGATGACAATATAAAGTTATTGTACTGATAAGATATATCTGGTGGTCGATAAATGTAtccaattagtttttttttattctaaaacatAGACAAGTCCAAAtttgttcaataaaattattgtttaactgtaaaatatttgtttcagactgattaataaattgtttgacATAAATACAAACACACCTCCTCCATGAGTCTTTCTATCTCCTgaaaatattatagttatttatgtttacatCTGATTCTGCTTTAAACCAAGTTTTTGTGATACAAATAACATTCagtttatatatttcaatttgtAACCCTAATTCATCAATCCTTTATTCAGAGACTTTGCATTTGTGTACCAAACCATCAGTTCTTTGCATTTTTGTGCACTGTGTTCATTGTTTATCCTTAAATCACAATTCTTATAGTCATGAAAGTTTACTGATTCAATATCTGCCTTATCGCTCAGCAAATTATATAGGCTGTGAACTCCAccattgaaataatttattttattgctggtTTCAATGTTGAAGCATCTTatgtgatttaattattttttggcatttaaTTGCTAATCTTACTTCTTACTACCTTGTCATTTCTTATTCCAAAGTAACAATTTGCAGAGTCAATGTTGTCCTTACTTAGTTTTTTACGCTCTTCTCACAATATCTTTGATTTGTACCTTTCAGATTCAGTCAAATCaggaattataaaaacattttcgtaGGCTTTATCTTTCTTTAAATCTTTGGCTTTTTATAAAACAGACTTTCGTTCCGATTTATcagtttaaataacaatttgagGAGACTTGAATCCATTCTTTGACTTTAacttgataacattttttattttgacattgaCCTTCAATTTTTGCATGACTTtctcaatattttgtttatcttctTTGATTGCTTTGACTTTATCACTTAACGCTGATTCCTCTAAACCGAAAATAACCAGGTTATTGTCTCTTTCCTTATCTCTTTTCTTATCTCTTTCCTTGGTTACGcttgcaataatattaataatttgcaTTTGATCTGGAGTCTTCTTCACTTTACTAGTCCTATCACCTGCCACTGCTGGACTAGATTTATATTGAGTCTTTTCTAATTCAAAAACTCTGCTAGTCAAGTTtgcattatctttttttaaagtttttattaacttgttgaaTTCTTCGATAATTGTTTCTTGCGATAATCGCTCTTCGATTATCGCTTCTTGAAATCTCCTAACTGCAAATTAACCATTTGGATTACTGGATAGGAGGGCTACCACCTTAAATACCAGTGGATTACCTCCTGTCAGTTAATTCAGattgtcattattattagttttgcttattaacacaataaaacagAATTTCTTAATTCGCTTTTTTCCGTCTT
This Hydra vulgaris chromosome 04, alternate assembly HydraT2T_AEP DNA region includes the following protein-coding sequences:
- the LOC136078945 gene encoding uncharacterized protein LOC136078945 yields the protein MHPVAADCFITRMLTLILSILAYCSNSILEYLQKCTKEAAIGGSNAQVTSAIKALIFLLPMTGKKRLTAKESFDLLITYVEPGSSINLTEKLAHPKLYIKQSADDNNQLNGLLFVMAKSVWQDLIWLSAFTICLKCFGCFL